A single Nocardioides sp. JS614 DNA region contains:
- a CDS encoding FAD-binding oxidoreductase has translation MPFDETLDVEPEESILQAVLRQGRYVKYGCKHGGCSTCRAEVVDGDYRLGDSTSFALSDADRNAGVVLLCSTFAESGHLVVDVSETMDDLTEEQYQAGQHIQEFAATVDRIDALTHDIRWLGLRLNEPETMPFVAGQYVEVGVPGMPDQWRSFSMANSPTESDRVDLIVKVLPGGCFSSVLDQRLSLGDQVQLRGPLGQFGVQLSHRPMIMIAGGSGMAPILGILRELVATGNRREVTFFYGARTAGDLFLVEELGQLARQHDWFTFIPALSDAGADGAAWEGETGLITEVLARHLPSTVGREAYLCGPPPMIDAAVEVLESSGCKPRHIHFDRFVPSG, from the coding sequence TTGCCGTTCGACGAGACTCTCGACGTCGAACCCGAGGAGTCGATCCTCCAAGCCGTCCTCAGACAGGGCCGATACGTCAAGTACGGGTGTAAGCACGGCGGATGCAGCACCTGTCGCGCAGAGGTCGTGGACGGCGACTACCGACTCGGCGATAGCACCTCGTTCGCTCTGAGTGACGCGGACCGGAACGCCGGAGTGGTGCTGCTTTGCTCGACCTTCGCCGAATCCGGTCATCTGGTCGTGGACGTCTCCGAGACGATGGACGACCTCACCGAAGAGCAGTACCAGGCCGGTCAGCACATCCAGGAATTTGCCGCCACCGTTGATCGGATCGATGCGCTCACCCATGACATCCGCTGGCTCGGACTTCGGCTCAACGAGCCTGAAACGATGCCCTTTGTCGCTGGGCAATACGTCGAGGTCGGCGTCCCCGGAATGCCAGACCAATGGCGCTCCTTCTCGATGGCCAACTCGCCCACTGAGAGCGACCGTGTGGACCTCATTGTCAAGGTGCTGCCCGGTGGCTGTTTCTCCTCGGTACTGGACCAGCGGCTCTCACTCGGAGACCAGGTCCAGCTTCGCGGCCCGCTCGGACAGTTCGGCGTCCAGCTGTCCCACCGTCCGATGATCATGATCGCAGGTGGATCCGGCATGGCTCCGATCCTGGGGATCCTGCGGGAGCTCGTGGCCACGGGAAACCGTCGCGAAGTCACGTTCTTCTACGGCGCACGTACCGCGGGCGATCTCTTCCTCGTCGAGGAACTGGGGCAGCTCGCTCGCCAGCATGACTGGTTCACGTTCATCCCCGCTCTGAGTGATGCGGGTGCCGACGGTGCGGCATGGGAGGGCGAGACGGGGCTGATCACCGAGGTGCTTGCGCGACACCTTCCCTCAACGGTTGGTCGCGAGGCCTACCTTTGCGGCCCCCCTCCCATGATCGATGCCGCCGTGGAGGTTCTGGAATCGAGTGGCTGCAAGCCGCGCCATATCCACTTCGATCGGTTCGTGCCCTCCGGCTGA
- a CDS encoding aromatic/alkene/methane monooxygenase hydroxylase/oxygenase subunit alpha, which produces MVAPKLETVHEKSKRYDWGFDYAKPDPKFPSRYIIPPKGKDPFRVMMRGYAAMENEKDNRVYGALDSNVRYRNANLAEPRFMEAMKFAVPALTDAEYQAVCGAGFLISSVKNQELRQGYAGQMLDEVRHAQLEINLRKYYLKNYHDPAGFDIGQIALGNHPIGTLARASFQPFNTGDPIEVAMCLGVVLETAYTNPLVVALPQVAMVNGDHAMPTTFLSIQSDESRHMANGYATLMACLESTENVPFLQESLERHFWHQHMSMDTLVGVVSEYYAVNRPWAYKDVWEEWVVDDFVGSYMNRLAPYGLKPPERLPDVARFVEDMHHSVAIALAAIWPLNFWRIDPMGPADYEWFENHYPGWTARYGGLWDAYREMSDPSSGRLLMQELPALPPFCQVCHVPCVMPRIDAPETRIFDHEGKRYAVCSEGCDWIFKLNPTIYTGCANWWERFDGMDLADVILALGYVRPDGKTLMGQPHLNADRMWTIDDIRALKYEIKDPLRV; this is translated from the coding sequence TACGACTGGGGGTTCGACTACGCCAAGCCCGACCCCAAGTTCCCCTCCCGCTACATCATCCCCCCCAAGGGCAAGGACCCGTTCCGGGTGATGATGCGTGGCTATGCCGCGATGGAGAATGAGAAGGACAACCGGGTCTACGGCGCACTGGATTCCAACGTGCGTTATCGCAACGCCAACCTTGCCGAACCGCGCTTCATGGAGGCGATGAAGTTCGCCGTACCCGCGCTCACCGATGCGGAATACCAAGCGGTCTGTGGCGCGGGCTTCCTGATCTCATCCGTGAAGAACCAGGAGCTACGGCAGGGCTATGCAGGTCAGATGCTGGACGAGGTTCGTCACGCCCAGCTCGAGATCAATCTGCGGAAGTACTACCTGAAGAACTACCACGACCCCGCCGGCTTCGACATCGGGCAGATCGCGCTCGGCAACCACCCGATCGGAACGCTGGCCCGGGCGTCGTTCCAGCCCTTCAACACCGGCGACCCGATCGAGGTCGCGATGTGCCTCGGTGTTGTCCTGGAGACGGCGTACACCAATCCACTGGTGGTGGCGCTGCCGCAGGTCGCGATGGTGAATGGCGACCACGCCATGCCCACCACCTTCCTGTCGATCCAGTCGGACGAATCGCGTCACATGGCCAACGGCTACGCCACGCTGATGGCCTGCCTGGAGTCGACAGAAAACGTCCCCTTCCTGCAGGAATCGCTGGAGCGGCATTTCTGGCACCAGCACATGTCGATGGACACACTCGTCGGCGTTGTTTCCGAGTACTACGCAGTCAACCGGCCGTGGGCCTACAAGGACGTCTGGGAGGAGTGGGTCGTCGACGACTTCGTCGGCTCGTACATGAACCGCCTGGCCCCGTACGGGCTGAAGCCGCCGGAGCGACTGCCCGACGTAGCGCGGTTCGTCGAGGACATGCACCATTCCGTCGCCATCGCGTTGGCCGCCATCTGGCCCCTGAACTTCTGGCGCATCGACCCGATGGGTCCGGCGGACTACGAGTGGTTTGAGAACCACTACCCGGGTTGGACCGCACGATACGGCGGCCTCTGGGACGCCTACCGGGAGATGAGTGACCCCTCATCGGGGCGGCTGCTGATGCAGGAGCTGCCGGCTCTTCCGCCGTTCTGCCAGGTGTGCCACGTGCCCTGTGTGATGCCGCGCATCGACGCGCCGGAGACCCGGATCTTCGATCACGAAGGGAAGCGCTACGCGGTTTGCAGTGAGGGTTGTGACTGGATCTTCAAGCTCAACCCGACGATCTACACCGGCTGCGCCAACTGGTGGGAGCGGTTCGACGGGATGGACCTCGCAGACGTCATCTTGGCCCTCGGCTACGTGCGGCCGGACGGTAAGACGCTGATGGGACAGCCCCATCTCAACGCCGACCGGATGTGGACCATCGACGACATCCGCGCTCTCAAGTACGAGATCAAGGACCCGCTGAGGGTTTGA